In Polyangium spumosum, the DNA window GAGACGACCACGCGGAGGTGAAAATCGGCGCCGAACACGGCGGTGGCGCGCGGGTTCAGGACCAGCATGCCGCCAACCGCGTGACGCCGCACGAGCTCCGATACCTGTCCCGTGCGAGACAGATCCACGAGCAAGTCGATGTGCCTTTGGCTCCGCGCGGTCGCCTCGAGCACCGCGTTCATCCCCGCGACGACGCGGGCGTCGAGATCCCCCACATACGTCACGAAGCAGGTGCCCGGCGGCT includes these proteins:
- a CDS encoding STAS/SEC14 domain-containing protein, whose amino-acid sequence is MLQDQEIQYDFGRSWMRFEPPGTCFVTYVGDLDARVVAGMNAVLEATARSQRHIDLLVDLSRTGQVSELVRRHAVGGMLVLNPRATAVFGADFHLRVVVSMITKAIRLLHVDLRGQIKFFEGEAEARAWLAEVERRDSMQRSA